The Arenibacter algicola region CCATGGTTACTGCATGTTGCTCTGCAATGCCCACATCAAATGCCCTTTCGGGGAGTTGTTCCATCATGTATTTTAGTGAGCTTCCGGTAGGCATTGCTGGAGTTATTCCCACTATTTTTTCATTGTTTTCGGCCAATTCCACGAGGGTGTGCCCAAATACATCCTGATATTTTGGAGGTTGTATTTCAGAGGTTTTGGGCCAAAGGTCGCCCGTTTCCTTATTAAATTTTCCGGGAGCGTGATATACAACTTGATTCTCCTCGGCTTTTTGGAGCCCTTTGCCCTTAGTGGTTATGATATGGAGCAATTTGGGTCCTTCAATTTCCTTTAGTCTCTTTAGTTCCTTGATCAAGGCCGCCAGATCGTGCCCATCCATGGGGCCTGAATAGTTAAAATTTAGACATTCAAATATGTTTTCGTCTTTGGCAGTACCTTTTTTAACATTGGTAAGGTATTTTTTCAAGGCCCCTACACTGGGATCAATCCCTATGGCGTTGTCATTTAGGATAATAAGGATATTGGCATTGGTGTCCCCTGCATGATTAAGCCCTTCAAAAGCCATACCACTAGCAATGGAAGCATCACCTATTACAGCAATGTGCTGCATATTCTTTATACCCTTTATTTGTGAGGCCAAGGCCATTCCCAGGATTGCCGAAATGGAGGTTGAACTATGTCCGGTGCCAAAGTCGTCATATAGGCTTTCTGAGCGTTTCGGAAATCCGCTTATTCCTCCCAATTGCCTATTGGTGTTGAATATTTCCCTGCGTCCTGTTAGTATTTTATGGCCATAAGCCTGATGGCCAACATCCCATATTAGTTTGTCTTTTGGAGTGTTAAAAACATAGTGAAGGGCGATGGTTAGTTCTACAACGCCTAGACTCGCTCCCAAATGTCCTTCTTTGGTGGCAACGATGTCTATAATAAACTCCCTTAATTCTTGGGCAAGTTGTATTAAATCGACTATTTCCAAGGTTCGAATATCCTTAGGGTCGCTAATATGTTGAAGAATTCCCTTGGGCATACTAAAAAAGTTACGCAAAACTAATGTATTTAAATATTGAATGGCATGTTTTATAGTATAGGATTGGCGGTTTTTCATGATATTTTAATCAAATGGTATTTTTTTTGAACCTTCGCCAATATTGTTTACTATTGTGCCTTAATTGTTAGGTATGATAAACCCGTTTGACGACAACTATTTTATGAAAAAGGCCTTACAAGAGGCAGAAGCTGCTTTTGAAATAGGTGAGGTGCCTGTTGGGGCCGTTATTGTTGTTGAGAACAGGATCATTGCCAGGGCACATAATTTAACCGAGCGTTTAAACGATGTTACGGCACATGCCGAGATGCAGGCCATTACGGCAGCAGCCAATTTTTTGGGGGGCAAATATCTTCACAATTGCACCCTATATGTAACCCTGGAGCCTTGTCAAATGTGTGCAGGTGCTCTGTATTGGAGCCAAATTTCCAAAATTGTCTATGCAGCAAAGGATATGGATAGGGGCTTTGTAACCATGGGAACCAAAATACATCCCAAAACCGAATTGGTGAACGGGGTAATGGAGGAGGAAGCATCGGAAATTTTAAAACGCTTCTTTATTCAGAAGCGCAATTTAAATTAGAAAGCAATCATTTGCATTTACCAAGTACGCAACTTATTAATGGCTTTTGCATCTAATTTTTAGTTCAACAATCTTGGGTAATATGAAAGCATATGGATTAATGCTCTTCTTGGGTTTGATTTTTGTCTTTACTGGATGTTCCACGGATAATGCACATGAAAAGAACGACAAGCTTGGTGGAACTTGGAGCCTGATCAATGTTAGTGGCGGTTTCGCTGGGATTGATGAAGATTTTGAAAAAGGGGCAATTGTTTGGAAATTCGACACCAAAGATGGGACATTGATCGTTGCCAATAATGACGGGTCCAACGCAATACACAATGGCTTGCCAACAGGGACCTACACTTATTCCGTTTTACAGGAGAAAGACCAATTCTATTTGGAGGTTAATGACAAGGAGATTGGGGAGATTGTGATTGACAAATCACAATTGGTGCTGGACCAAAATAGCACTACAATGGGCAATGGAGCCGATGGTTTTGTAATGGTTTTGGTAAGATAGTTAAGGAATTGATAGGTTGGTCAAAAACAAAAACCCCTAGCGGATACCAAGGGTTTACAATTTTTTCAAAATAAAATAGTATTAGCCAATTACTTGCACTTTTGCAGCAACTATACCCTTGCGCCCTTCTTCTTCCTGATATTCTACTTTGTCTCCTTCGTTAAGTTCAGTTCCGTTTAATGCAGTAGCATGAACAAAAATGTCCTTACCCGTGTCATCGTTGGTAATGAAGCCATATCCCTTGGATTCATTAAAAAATTTTACAGTTCCAGTCATTCCAATGAAATTAAAATAATAATCGTTTAGATTACTAATTTATGTTTTTTTGGTCAAAATTGGATATAATCAATTTAAAAAAATATCAAAATTACTGCTTGTCCTTGGTTTCCTTTTCCTTTCCCTGCATTTTTCTAATGTTTTCCTCGGTGAGCATATAATCCTTCATTTTTTTGCCTTTGCTCACCTTGATAAGAAAGAGGGGCATGGCGACCAAAAATATGCCGACTGTACCAAAACCTATGCATTTATTGGATAAGGCCAAGTTTTCTTCACTAATGCTAAAGCCATAAATGATGGAAGCTAAGGAAGCCAATAGAATTAAAGAAATAATATACTTCATTTCTAAGCAGGGTTTATGAGGTTAAATTTATTAATTTTCTTCTGTAAGCGGTCAAGAGCTTGGATTTGGAGATAAAACCAACATACTTTTCATCCTTAATAACGGGCAGGTTCCAAGCACCACTATTTTGAAATTTCTCCATAATATCCGTCATTTTATCCTTGTCCAATTCAATAATTTCAGGGGGGGTGTTCATTATGTCGGCCGCCATCACTTCTTTGTACAATTTCTGATCGAACATAATGGGGCGTATGTCATCCAATAAAATAATCCCCAATAGTGTATTGTCTTCCTTATCAATTACAGGAAATATATTTCTATTGGATTTTACCACCGCTTGGTGTACAATATCCCCTAGGTTCATCTCAGGGTATATAGGCACAAAACTATCCTCAATAACCTTGTCTATATCCATCAAAGTCAAAACGGCATGGTCCTTATCATGTGTAATTAATTCTCCCTTTCTACCCAATTCCATGTTGTAGACAGAGTGTGAGTGTACGTATTTGGTTATGGAAAAGGAGATTGCTGAGGTTATCATTAACGGAATAAACAATTCATACCCCCCTGTAACCTCCGCTATAAGGAATATTGCCGTAAGTGGGGCGTGGAGTACCCCGGCCATTAGACCGGCCATTCCCACTAGTGTAAAATTACTTTCAGAAATTTGGTTTGGGAAGATTCCAACACTGTTAATTGCTTTGGCAATGCAATTGCCCATTATACTTCCCATAAATAGTGTAGGGGCAAAGATACCCCCAACGCCCCCGGCTCCAAAAGTTAGGGCACAGGCAATAATTTTAAAAAAGACCAATCCTGCAAGTAATCCTATTACCAACCAGGCATTTGTTAGGTCCAATTGAAAAATGTTATTTTCCAATACCTTTTCAGGGTTGCCCTTGATGAGGTTGTTGATAACATCAAAACCTTCCCCATATAAAGGAGGGACCAGATATATTAATATTCCAATGGCAATTCCTCCATAGAGCAACCTTTTTACGGGGGAATCTATTTTGTCAAATAGCTTTTGGACCCGTTCATATACTTCTGTAAAATATATGGAAGTTAAGCCCGCAAATAACCCAAGAACTAGGTAAAAGGGAATGTCGGACATTATAAAGTCATCTTCAAGTTTAAAGGGTAAAAGAATATCGTTCCCGAAGAAAAAATAGGAGGTTATAATTCCCGAAAGTGACGCTAAGAGCAAGGGCAACATGGAGGCGATGGTCAGATCCAGGCTAAATACCTCAATAGCAAAAATAATGGCGGCAATAGGGGCTTTAAATATGGAGGACATGGCTCCGGCTGCCGCACAACCTATGAGTAAGTTCCTTGTGGTCTGGTTTACGTGGAACATCCGTGAAATATTGGAGCTTATTGCCGCTCCCGTAGCCACAGTGGGACCCTCCAATCCAACCGAACCTCCAAAACCAACAGTTATTGGTGCTGTAAGTATGGATCCAAACATCTGATATTTCCGCATGATTCCCTTTTTTTTGGAAATCGCAAAAAGGGTGGATGGTATGCCGTGGCTCACCTTGTGCCGGATTATATATTTAATAATCAGGTAAACAGTGGTAAATCCTATAATAGGGAAAACGAAGTAAAAGGCCTGGTGGTAATACCTCACCAAATTGCCTTCCAATAAATGTTGAAAAAAGTGGGTTAAATTTTTAAGTATAACGGCTGCTATCCCAGAGGTAAACCCAACCAAAACACTGAGCAGGTAAATAAATTGCCTTTGGGAAATATGTTTTGCGCGCCAAACCAAAAAGTTGGTAAGCCAAGATTTTTTTAGTGCTGCCATGATTTTGAAAAAATCCTGCCAGGTACTGGACTAGCAGGATTTTAAAGATATGATTATAAATCCAATTTTAGGTGCAGTTCCTTCAACTGCAAACCGTCAATCGGGGCAGGGGCATCGATCATGACATCGCGGCCACTATTATTTTTTGGAAAAGCTATAAAATCGCGAATAGTTTCCTGTCCGCCCAAAATGGCCACCAACCTGTCCAATCCAAATGCCAATCCCCCATGTGGTGGTGCCCCATATTGAAAGGCATCCATTAAAAACCCAAATTGTGCCTTGGCTTCCTCAGGACTAAAACCAAGATGTCTAAACATGGTGGCCTGGATCTGCTTATCGTGAATACGTATGGATCCACCGCCAATTTCGTTGCCATTCAACACCAGATCATAGGCATTGGCCTTTACAGCTCCCGGATCGGTATCCAACAACTCCAATTGTCCAGGTTTGGGAGAGGTAAACGGATGGTGCATGGCATGGTAGTGGCCAGTCTCCTCGTCCAGTTCCAATAATGGAAAATCTATTACCCAGAGAGGAGCAAACTCATCCTTTTTGCGTAGCCCTAAACGTTGGGCAATTTCCATTCTAAGTGCGCTTAACTGTGTCCTTGTTTTATTGGTGTCTCCCGATAGTACGCAAATTAGGTCCCCCGCCTTTGCTCCGGTGGCTTCTGCCCATTTAGCTAAATCTTCCTGATCGTAAAATTTGTCTACCGAAGATTTGAAGGAGCCGTCGTTGTTATATTTGGCATAGACCATTCCTTTGGCCCCTATTTGAGGTCTTCTTACCCAGTCTACCAGTGCGTCAATTTCCTTTCGGGTATAGGCCGCTCCCCCGGGGATTGCAATACCCACCACCAATTCGGCCTCGTTAAATATTGCAAAGTCCTTATGTTGGGCAAGGGCGTTAAGTTCGCCGAATTCCATTCCAAAGCGGATATCCGGTTTATCGTTGCCATATTTTTTCATGGCGTCATCATAAGTCATTCTTGGGAACTTGTCAATAGAGACACCTTTTATTTCTTGTAACAAATGTCTGGTCAGTCCCTCAAAAACATTTAAAATATCTTCCTGTTCCACAAAGGCCATCTCACAGTCGATTTGTGTAAATTCCGGTTGCCGGTCTGCCCTAAGGTCTTCGTCCCTAAAGCATTTAACGATCTGGAAGTACTTGTCCATTCCCCCAACCATCAATAATTGTTTAAATGTTTGGGGAGATTGTGGCAGGGCATAGAACTGGCCTTCGTTCATTCTGCTGGGAACCACAAAATCGCGGGCGCCCTCTGGGGTAGATTTTATCAAATAAGGGGTTTCCACTTCAATAAAACCTTGGTCTGAGAGATATTTTCTAACCTCAATGGCTACTTTATGCCGAAAAATGAGGTTGTTCTTTACAGGATTTCTACGGATGTCCAGATATCGGAATTTCATGCGGATATCTTCGCCCCCATCTGTCTGGTCTTCTATGGTGAAAGGCGGCACCAGGGATTTGTTAAGTATTTTGATCTCAGAGACCAGTACTTCCACATTTCCAGTAGGTATGTTTGGGTTTTTTGAAGTTCTTTCAATTACGGTTCCTTTGACCTGTATCACAAATTCGCGACCCAAGGATTTTGCGACTTCCATAATTTCTTTGGAAGAACGTTCCTCATCAAAAATGAGCTGGGTAATACCATATCGATCCCGAAGATCGGCCCATACCACAAAACCTTTGTCCCTTACTGTTTGTACCCATCCTGACAAGGTTACTTGTGTCTGTTGATGGGTTTCCCGCAATTCACCGCAATTATGACTTCTATACATTTTTTATATCATCTAAGAAAAGGCAAATGTAAGAAGTAATAGGGTAAGCTGAAAAAAATATCCTCAATTGAGAAATTGAAAATTTTGATTACAAAATTTTATCATATTCTAAATTATTTTAGAGAATATTAACATAACTTATTTATTTTAGTATATAATTCTAACGAAACTTAATAATATGAAACAGAAATTAATTAAGAAGAACATGTTCTTATTTTTCTTAATGGCACCTCTGCTATTATTGGCTCAGGATGTTGTTAAGGGAAAGGTAACGGACTCAAGTCTCGGAGATCCACTTCCTGGGGTAAATGTGGTCATTAAAGGAACCACTACGGGGACTACTACGGATTTTGATGGTAATTATGAACTTTCGGTCGATAATTTTCCATCCATTCTTGTGTTTTCCTCCTTGGGGTATGCCTCAAAGGAAATGCAGTTAAGCGGGCCAAGTACTTTAAATGTGGCTTTGGATGAATCTGCAACTGGTTTGGAGGAGGTTGTTGTGACAGGTCTGGCCACCTCGGTAAAACGAAGTAATGCAGCTAATGCTGTTGCTTCGGTATCTGCAGAGGAGCTAACGGGTAGGACGCCGCCACAAACTTTGGATGGTGCCTTGGCCGGGAAATTTGCTGGTGCGCAAATTACAGCTGCATCTGGAGCACCTGGGGGCGGTATGTCCGTAAAATTAAGAGGTGTAACCTCCATTAATGGGCAAGGTCAACCACTGTATATTATAGATGGGGTATATGTGAACAATAATAGCGTATATGCGGGGGGATTAAACGAAATTTCCAATGCTGCAGGTGGAGGGGCTTCATCTACGGATTCACAGGATAATGCATCCAACAGAATTGCGGATATTAATCCAGACGACATTCAAAATATCGAGATTCTTAAGGGTGCTTCTGCCTCCGCAATTTACGGATCTAGGGCAGCGGCCGGTGTAATTATTATCACAACCAAGAAAGGGAAGGCTGGTAAAACAAAAATAAATGTTTCTCAAGCTTTAGGGTGGAATGAGGCCGTAAACCTGCTTGGACAAAGAAATTGGACTGCGGCCTTGGCAGAGAGTGTTTATGGGGAAGGGGCCTTATATACTGCTGCTGAATCTGCGGGAAGACTAAGGGATTATGAGAAGGTGATATATGGGGAAAAGGGTTTTATCACCAATACCAACCTTAGTATTTCAGGTGGGGGCGAAAAGACCTCATTTTTTGGAAGTTTTACCAATAATGAGGAAGATGGAATTGTTAAAAGGACAGGAGCCTCCAAACAATCGCTTAGGTTAAATGTTGACCATAGGATAACAGACGATATTAAATTATCCTTGACCGGAAATTACTTGAAGTCCAGTGCTGATAGGGGATTCTTTAACAATGACAACTCCAATACTACTATAGGAGTTTCCCTTTTGTTTACTAGACCTTGGGACTATTTGCTTCCCGATGCGGATGGTAATTATCCTGACCACCCTGCTAATTCCTCCAATCAAATTCATACGCGTGATGTCATGACAAATAATGAATCTGTAAGCCGTTTAATAGCAGGTGGGGCTTTGGATGTTAATTTATTTAGAAATGAAAATCAAAGTTTGAAAATGATTTTAAAGGCTGGTGTTGATACCTATACCTTAAAAACCACAGTTTTTTTTCCAAGGGAATTGCAGTTTATGAGTCCGGCCGTAGGGGGAGTGGATGGTTTGTCCTCTGACGGTACTACCCAGAATGCCGATGCGAACTTTTCGGGTTTTTTGGTACACAATTTCCGTACAGATAATGAACTTAGTTTTACTACCCAAGCTGGTGTCACCAATGAACAATTTTCCCAAAATACAGTTAGGGTTACTTCTACAGGCTTAATAGCTTCTGAGCAAAATGTGGATCAAGCGGCCAATGTAAAAGTAGATCAATTTAGGTTGGAGCAGGAAGATGCCGGTTTTTTCGTTCAGGAAGAAGTTAATTACCAGGATAAAATTGTGGGAACTCTCGGTATAAGGGGAGATAAATCTTCCAACAATGGCGATGCCAATAAGTTGTTTTACTATCCAAAAGCTTCATTGGCGGCAAATATTCACAACTTCGATTTTTGGAATATTGAGGCAATGAATCAATTGAAATTGAGGGCAGCATACGGGGAAGCAGGTAACTTTGCTCCCAATGGGGCATTATTTACAACGTATATCAACTCTTTAATAAGTGGTAATGTAGGGATTATTACTCCTGCAACCCTTGGAGATCCATCTATACAGCCAGAAAGACAAAAGGAATTTGAAATAGGTCTGGATGCTGGATTTTTTAACAACAAGGTAACCTTGGAATTCACTTGGTATAATAAAAAAGTGGAAGACCTTATTCTCCAAGCGGACAACGAACCATCTTCGGGTTATACCTTCCGTTGGGCCAATGCCGGTGCTCTGGAAAATAAAGGAGCGGAAATAGGTTTAAACGTAAATGCTTTTGATTCTGAAAATTTTTCTTGGGATTCCGGTATAATTTGGTTTAGGAATAGATCCGAAATAACAGAATTAACCGTGGCGTCTTTTGATACCCAAGGTTTTGGTACTGGTTTGGGGACATTTAGGATAGAAGAGGGTAAAAGTGCCACACAGATTGTTGGTAATGACGAAAATGGTAACGTTGTGGCATTAGGAGATGCCGAGCCCGATTTTCAAATGTCCTTCAACAATAATTTCAAATACAAAGATTTTACCTTATCGTTTTTTTGGCATTGGAAGAAAGGGGGAGATAATGTAAACCTTAGTAGGCTGCTCTCGGATTTTGGCAATACTAGTGCCGATTATGATAAGATGAATTTGGACCCATCAGGTACCTTGAATAATGGAGATTATAGAAAAAGTGCATTTGGTGGGGGTTTTGCCGATCCCTTTGTGGAAGATGCATCTTATTTGAAATTAAGGGAGATAGGGTTGTATTATAACCTTCCGGAAAATGCGCTCCAGAAACTTTTTAATGGCAATGTTTCCAATGTAAAAGTTGGACTTTCCGGACACAATATCATCAATATTTTTGATTATAATAGCTATGATCCAGAAGTTTCCAATTTTGGATCGACTGCTGCAGGAATAGGAATTGAGGTAGCACCATTTCCATCGTCCAAACGATTCATGTTTCACTTGTCAATTGGACTTTAATAATTAAAAAAAAATAATATGAAAATCGCAATTAGAATAAAAGTTCTATTTATGACCATGATCGGATTTCTGGTTTTTGGTTGTACTATTGAAGATGGGAAAGATCTGAATGGACCAGAAACAGTATCCATTTCGGACGGAGTTTCCAGACCGGAATTGCCTCAAGTGGTATCTGGAATTTTAGCCGATATGAGAGATCGATTGAATACTCAGGTAGATGTTATTTCTGTAGTAGGAAGGGATTATTGGAGACATCAAAGTTCCGATCCCAGATGGACCGGAGATCTTATGACGGGTGTATTGGATGACAACGCCTTTTATCTTACAACCCCATATGCCGCCAGATATGCGGTGGTAAAGGAATGTAACCTTTTGTTGGAAGGACTGGAGAACACTACAACTGATTTTTCGGAAGCCGAGAAAAGTGCTATTAGGGGATTTGCCAATACCATAAAAGCTCATGAACTGTTGACAGTGTTAAACATGTTATATCAAAATGGTATACGCACTGATGTGGCCGATCCTGATAATTTGGGAGGTTTTGAGGGCTATGATGCCGCACTTAACACCATTTTGGGCTTGTTAAATAGTGCTGCCACTGATTTGGCAACAGGTGGGGATGTATCCCCAAATACTTTGGGTGTGTCCTATTTGGAATTCAATAGGGCATTGACAGCAAGGGTGGCCGCTTATCAAGGAAATAATTCATTGGTATTAAGTGCTCTGGATGATTCTTTCATGGACTTCGCGGGAGACATGTACCTAGGAGCATATTACCAATTTTCGGCAGCGGGTTCGGATGAATTAAATCAATTATTTTTTGCCAAGAATTCCACTGGGGCCAACGCTAGAATAGCGCATCCTGATTTTGTTAATTCCGCTGAGGCAGGGGATAATAGGTTGGATAAGGCAGTTTTAAGAACAGATGGACCTCTGAATATTGGGGGTTTAACTCCTGGCACCCATGATGTATATATTTATGAGTCCAACACGGACCCTGTGGCCATGATCAGAAATGAGGAGTTAATTCTTTTATATGCCGAGGCTAATATGACAGATAACCCAGGAGAAGCTGAAATGGCTATCAATGTGGTGAGAAATGCTGCTGGACTTGGCCCAGTCCTTCCAGGTAGTGTGGATGAGGACAGACTTTTGTATGAAAGGAGATATTCCTTATTTGCAGAGGGTCATCGCTGGATAGATTTAAGAAGGTTTGATAGGCTGGATGAGTTGGTAATAGATAGGGCAGGAGACAATAGGGTGACACAATTTCCTATCCCACAGAATGAAGGTCAATAATTTGGCGATGTAATGTATCAAAATATCGATTAAAACAGAAACTCCCTTTTTTAGGGAGTTTTTTTGTTTTGTAAACCTCTAAAAAACAAGTATTTAATGTTTCAATGTAAATTTAATGTTAACTAAAGGTTTATTTTTCGTAAAATATATGTATCTTTATTTCGTTAAGAGATTATAGATAAACATAAAATCCCAAAAAAATGAAAGGAATAACACTAATTTTTGCACTAATATTTTCAGTTGTAATCAACGCACAAGATATAAAGCCTGTTTTTGAACAAGATGGTGAAATGTTAAAAGCCACCTATTATCATGATAATGGAGTAGTTTCCCAAGAAGGTCAATTTTTAAACGGAAAACTTCATGGAGAATGGAAGATGTTTGCTGAAGATGGGAAGAAAATCGCCATGGGTGAATATACCGAAGGAAAGAAAACAGGAAAATGGTTCTTCTGGGATGCAAAGAAATTAAAAGAAGTAGATTTTGTTGACAGTAAAATCGCCAATGTAACCGAATGGAACAGTATGGGCCAATTAGCGGTGAATAAATAATATTTTTTTTTAGCATTGGAAACCCGGCGTATATCGCCGGGTTTTTTTGTTTTGGATCTTACCGGAATACGTTAACGAGCATATTATTCGTAAAAGGGAAAAGTGTATGGACTATAATTTTGCTTCCAAAATCCAATGTATAGGTATTGCCTTAGGCCTAGTTTTCCTTAATGGCTCCGGAGCCGATAATACCCCGGGTATTTCTCCAACAGGATATTGGAATTGATAGAATAAGTACAGGTATAGTGCAAAAAAAGGAGTCTGTTTTATTAAAACAGGCTCCTTTTGGAATTGGTTGCAAATAACCTAGGCCGCTGCAACTTTCTCAGTTTTTGGCTTACCAATGCCCCTTAGGGCTATTTTCATCCTGTAGGTAATATTAAATAGTACAGGAACAATGATCAACGTTAGGAAGGTGGCTACTATCAATCCAAAGATTACCGTCCAGGCCAATGGTCCCCAAAATACCACGTTGTCCCCACCCACGTATATATGCGGGTTAAATTCCGAAAACAAGGCAAAGAAGTCGATATTTAATCCTATTGCCAAGGGGATCAATCCCAATACGGTGGTAATTGCAGTTAGAAGAACCGGTCTAAGCCTGGCTTTTCCTCCCTTAATGATGGCTTCTGTTGCATCTTCCCTTGTCAATAAGGCTTTGTCATCCATGCCTAGTTTTACCTTCCTACGGTCTATAAGAATCTGGGTATAGTCCAAAAGAACCACCCCATTGTTCACCACGATACCTGCCAAGGAAATTATTCCCATCATCGTCATCATGATGACAAAAGACCAACCTGTAATCATTAGACCTCCAAATACCCCAATAAAACTTAGGAAAATGGCAATCATAATGATCAGTGGCTTGGAAATACCGCCAAACTGAAATATCAATATCAACATAATAAGGCCCAATCCGGTGAAAAATGCGCCTACAAGGAACATCATCTGTTTGTTCTGCTCCTCTATCTGCCCGGTATAGTCAATTTTAATATCGGCAGGAAGGTTTTTAAATTCTTCCATTTCCTTTTGGATCTCGGCAACAATGGCCGCCGCATCCGTAAAACCAGGTTGAAGTCCGGAATATACGGTAACTACACGTTTATTGTCCCTGTGCTTAATGGCACTAAAGGCCGACGTATTTCTTTCGCTGGCCACGGCAGAAATAGGAATTTCCTTGATTTTGCCCGTAGATTGGTCCCTAAAAATGATATTTTGGTTGAAAAGGGCACTTTTATTATATCTTAAATCTTCGCTAAATCGGACATTGATATCGAAATCATCTCCATCTTCCTTAAAAACCCCGGCTTTTTCACCAAATAAGGCCCTGCGCAACTGGTTCCCCACTTGCCCTACAGAAACCCCTAGTTCACCTGCCTTCTTACGGTCTACGGCTACCTGCATGGAAGGCTTGCTTTTGTTTACGTCGATTTTTATTTCTTCTATACCAGCGATATTTTTGGTATTGATGAAGTTTCTAATGTCTTCCGCGGTATTGATCAATTGGTCGTAATCTTTTCCTTCCAATTCAATGTTGATAGGATAACCAGCCGGAGGGCCATTGGCCTCTTTTTCCACCGAAATGGCTACACCGGGATAAACACCGCTTAGTCCGGCCTGAACCTTGGCACGGATGTCCTCCGTGTTTACTCCCCGCCTATATTTAAATTCACTGAAGTTGACAGTAATTTTGCCCTTATGGGGCATTTCGGCAGAAGAACCCCCATCGGCCAATGGGTTACCGGCGCCTTCGCCAACTTGGGATACGGCTGTGGTAACAATAAAGTTGTCCCCGTTGTAGAAATAAGTTTCGTCATTGACAATGCCATAGACCTTTTTTTCTATGTCAAGGGTAATTTCATTGGTCTTTTCTATGGCCGTACCTTCAGGGTATTCTATATAGACATATATTTCATTGGGGATATTGTCCGGGAAGAATTCTATTTTGGTCCTTCCACTGCCTACGGACATACCGAACAGCATAAACACAACAACCAGTAGCATTGCTGTTATTCCAAAATACCAGTATACATTTTTCCCCCTTAAGGCATGTACAAGTCTTTTTTCGTACCAGTTTTCAAAACGGGTCATCGTATTTTTTTGAAAGCGAAGGGCCCATTTTTTCAATACATATTTGTAAATCCAAAACATAGCCGCCGTTAAGATCATTACAGAGCCAAGTCCTCTCATTGCCCCACCGAACAACAGTATCAATAGCCCAAGACCGCCCATAACAATGCTTATGCGAATCAGCTGTTTTCTGGTCAGTTCTTTTTCATCCGTATCCATAAAATTGGAAACCAACATGGAGTTCATAAATATGGCTACAAACAGAGAGGATCCCAATACTACCGACAAGGTAATTGGAAAATAGATCATAAACTGTCCAAATATCCCAGGCCATAGACCTAGCGGAACAAAGGCTGCGACAGTGGTGGCCGTGGAAATAATAATAGGAAAGGCAATTTCACCAATTCCTTTTTTCGCGGCTTCAATTCGCGGCATTCCCTCATCCATTAGACGATACACGTTTTCTA contains the following coding sequences:
- a CDS encoding SusC/RagA family TonB-linked outer membrane protein; translated protein: MKQKLIKKNMFLFFLMAPLLLLAQDVVKGKVTDSSLGDPLPGVNVVIKGTTTGTTTDFDGNYELSVDNFPSILVFSSLGYASKEMQLSGPSTLNVALDESATGLEEVVVTGLATSVKRSNAANAVASVSAEELTGRTPPQTLDGALAGKFAGAQITAASGAPGGGMSVKLRGVTSINGQGQPLYIIDGVYVNNNSVYAGGLNEISNAAGGGASSTDSQDNASNRIADINPDDIQNIEILKGASASAIYGSRAAAGVIIITTKKGKAGKTKINVSQALGWNEAVNLLGQRNWTAALAESVYGEGALYTAAESAGRLRDYEKVIYGEKGFITNTNLSISGGGEKTSFFGSFTNNEEDGIVKRTGASKQSLRLNVDHRITDDIKLSLTGNYLKSSADRGFFNNDNSNTTIGVSLLFTRPWDYLLPDADGNYPDHPANSSNQIHTRDVMTNNESVSRLIAGGALDVNLFRNENQSLKMILKAGVDTYTLKTTVFFPRELQFMSPAVGGVDGLSSDGTTQNADANFSGFLVHNFRTDNELSFTTQAGVTNEQFSQNTVRVTSTGLIASEQNVDQAANVKVDQFRLEQEDAGFFVQEEVNYQDKIVGTLGIRGDKSSNNGDANKLFYYPKASLAANIHNFDFWNIEAMNQLKLRAAYGEAGNFAPNGALFTTYINSLISGNVGIITPATLGDPSIQPERQKEFEIGLDAGFFNNKVTLEFTWYNKKVEDLILQADNEPSSGYTFRWANAGALENKGAEIGLNVNAFDSENFSWDSGIIWFRNRSEITELTVASFDTQGFGTGLGTFRIEEGKSATQIVGNDENGNVVALGDAEPDFQMSFNNNFKYKDFTLSFFWHWKKGGDNVNLSRLLSDFGNTSADYDKMNLDPSGTLNNGDYRKSAFGGGFADPFVEDASYLKLREIGLYYNLPENALQKLFNGNVSNVKVGLSGHNIINIFDYNSYDPEVSNFGSTAAGIGIEVAPFPSSKRFMFHLSIGL
- a CDS encoding RagB/SusD family nutrient uptake outer membrane protein; protein product: MKIAIRIKVLFMTMIGFLVFGCTIEDGKDLNGPETVSISDGVSRPELPQVVSGILADMRDRLNTQVDVISVVGRDYWRHQSSDPRWTGDLMTGVLDDNAFYLTTPYAARYAVVKECNLLLEGLENTTTDFSEAEKSAIRGFANTIKAHELLTVLNMLYQNGIRTDVADPDNLGGFEGYDAALNTILGLLNSAATDLATGGDVSPNTLGVSYLEFNRALTARVAAYQGNNSLVLSALDDSFMDFAGDMYLGAYYQFSAAGSDELNQLFFAKNSTGANARIAHPDFVNSAEAGDNRLDKAVLRTDGPLNIGGLTPGTHDVYIYESNTDPVAMIRNEELILLYAEANMTDNPGEAEMAINVVRNAAGLGPVLPGSVDEDRLLYERRYSLFAEGHRWIDLRRFDRLDELVIDRAGDNRVTQFPIPQNEGQ
- a CDS encoding toxin-antitoxin system YwqK family antitoxin, whose product is MKGITLIFALIFSVVINAQDIKPVFEQDGEMLKATYYHDNGVVSQEGQFLNGKLHGEWKMFAEDGKKIAMGEYTEGKKTGKWFFWDAKKLKEVDFVDSKIANVTEWNSMGQLAVNK